A window of Mus musculus strain C57BL/6J chromosome 3, GRCm38.p6 C57BL/6J genomic DNA:
GTTTAgaatgctgggttttgttttcttgagacagggtttctccatataaccctggctctcctggaactctctgtagagcagactggcctcaagctgaggtctgcctgcctctgcctgctgggattaaaggagtgcaccccAGCGGCCTGGAGCACTGTTAGTCAAACAGCCTTAGGTTTCTCACCGTTCCTTCCCTAGGATTCTGTGCCTAGAGATACAGTCCATACATCGTGGTACTTGGAGAAATGTGTGGGAAAGGAATTAACAGGCACTTCATGCTAACTGCTGATCTTGAACAAAACCAAATGCTGTAACACTGAAAACTCATACTTTACCTTCCATACAGTAGCCACTTTTAAGAGGCAAAGCAGGGTGTGGGTTATTTGTACAAGCGTTTAAGAACTGCAGGAACCTCTAATATTCAGTCCATGAGTCACATGAGACGTATTATACTGAATTGTTGTATAAGCCAAACACAGGTAGATTGAAGCTGAGTTTAACTTATCCAGGGTGACTGATCCCTAGGTCACAATATAGCTATCATCTAGGGCCTGGGTTTTAGGCATTTGTTGTAATCTTAGAGATAACTGAGATTAAGAGTAAACACAGGAATTAAATGGCTTGAGTGCATTTTTAGTTTTTCAGTGTCTGCTTACCCATCCACTTTGTTGTGTCGGTATTTGTGTTCAATCAGCtagtttgagatagggttttgccAAGTAGCTGGACCAGCTTTGAACTCAACTGTTTAAGTTACAGAGCCAGGCACTTCTGCTCTGGTTAATTtaaaaggtgtgtgtatgtgagcatgcatgcCATGGTACACACGGGGAGTTAAGAGAGCTGCAACCTTGTAGAGTTTGATCACTCCTTCCACtcaaatgtgggttctggagatcaaactcaggcccagTCTAACAACCTTTCTGAGCAGCCTATCTTCAAGAAACACTGTATTTGCCACAAATGTGATTTGGCAGTGTTGATACGTGTATATAGTACAACCCAAATAGGACTTCAGTATTGTTTATTATATCCTGTATTTCCTAACCAGAATATATATAAAATGGTAGGTGTATGTCACTCTTAATTGCAAGGTAGTATATGGATGGGTATAAATTTAAAGAACATTGAATTCTTAGTTCTGTGCTGGTTACCTTAGGTTCATGGGCATTTTTCCAGTTTGCTTTCAAGACCATTTCCCTATAATGTTAAGATCTTTTTGTTGAACTATTAATACTACATATTAATAACAAGATAATGGGGGATGtgactcagttgttaagagtTTTTGCCTATGAAAGTCCTgatttggatcccagcactcagattaCCATCTAAGAGGCAGGAGGCTTAGATGTTCAGTGTTTAAGGCAGTTGctgcatagcaagtttgaggccagcctgggctacacaagactaAACAAATTCTATTTTCCCCAAACCAAGCTGTCAGGGCTTGTTGAACAGCCcatcatataaaaacaagacaTGCTGTGCTTTGTAGGTAAATGGGATTATACTATTGAGTCGCTTGATGCTTGTGATGAGTAGGAAAAAAACATTGCAATTCAGTTTCATTTACTTAGTGTCCTGAGTATGAGCCAGTATAGAACGGTTAGCAGTACGCTATTTTGAAGTGATGTTTATTTCAGGTGTTTCCAGACTTATAAAAATCATCAGAACCTTAACCAATAGATGTTTCTCCTTTCACTGTCATAGGTTTCCCAGGCAGCTGCAGACTTGAAACAGTTCTGTCTGCAGAATGCTCAACATGACCCTCTGCTGACTGGAGTGTCTTCAAGTACGAATCCCTTCAGACCCCAGAAAGTCTGCTCCTTTTTGTAGTCATCTATCTTGAGGTAAGTTCACACCGCCCCCTTTGATTCAAAGGAAGACACTTAGGTCTTCTTATCTGTAGCACTGACAGTGTCTGTCCCTGTGGTCCTGACTGGCATTCCAAATTCCTTGTTTTTGAAGGCTACTGAAAACTAGGTTAGAAGTCACAAAgactaatgtttttatttatatcagAGTGCTAAATAGATGTAATAACTGTAACTAGAAGCACGGGAGACTCAAGAGTCCACTGCCACCAGCAGCCATGTGTTTGTGGAGTGCTGGCACAAGCAGCATGACTGTTTGGAGATCCTAAAATGCTTTTTTTACTTCTCAAATTGAAATGTTAACAGATTTACAGTGTTTATAGCAATGGCTCTACAGGTATCCTGGTGGATTTGTGGATAAACTGTTGTCACTGGTGTAAGAGACCCAAGGTGTGAGTAGCACAGCAGAGAGCTAGGGAAAGCAATGTTGGGGTACCTGAGTAGGCACACACAGCGCAGGAACCCCACCTCCGTTTTTCATTGAGAGAGATTTCCATTTGTGTTGGCAGGGAACTGGAGCTGAGGATCTGCACTCTCTAATAGGGCTATCAGAGTGTATATTCATGTCCTAGACTAAATGTCATGTGTGAAAGACCTGTTCTCCACAGATGTTTTGGCTAATTTAAGATGTAATTATAGGATACTATCATTTGTAATCTTTGGAACATTAGTAGTATTGAATTAGGAAGCAAACTTaagagtgtttttaaaaatacagtgtgTGTGGTGCACACCCTTATACTAACATTCTGACTTGTGAAGTCCAGGAAGCTGCTTCCTAAAATACCTTGTTACATAGGCTTTGTAGATCTATCCGGGAGTGCACAGGAAGTTACACAGCTCTTGCTAAACAGACTTGACTTCATTTGCTATTTATTAATCGAAGTTAATTGCTTTCCCCCCAGAGGTTTTGTTGAAACCTCTTCAGTGTTAGTTATGAAgtaattaaaaatttcaaataagTATAAAGGTGAACTGGTTATCTACCATTTCAAGGTCACTTCACCCTTTGTACACCTTCTTTTATAAAACAGGTCACACTCATTTCCATAACTTGTCGTGGAGTAGTTatgcctttgtttttttctttctcctgtatACACACTTAACTGTATTTTATAGTTTCAAGATAGTCATTTCTAAATGTATAACTATTGCTTCaattttgagatgttttgtccTGTATAGTTTAGACATTTAAGCTGTTAGACAGTATTCTGTTGTATGTGTAGACCttcctttatccattcctctaatGGGCTGCAGTCAGGTGGTTTCATTTTTATGCTGCTGACAGTATACTCAGTATCCTTGGTGTGTTTTCTGTGGGTAGGTGAATAGAAGAGACTCTATCTTAGAAATCACTTTTTCAAAGGATCGTTAGATTTTCtgttaagtatttttattttacctttttattaTGATAAAAAGTATATTTCAGTAGTAATATTAGTGAGGTAATCTATGAGACTCCATAAGATAGGATTTTTCTGCCAGTTGTGAAAATTAAAGGAAAGTTGGATTTTAGTGCCTTTTATACTGTAGATTGTATTCTTTCTTACTCTAGTACTTGGTGATGGTAAACAGATAAACAGGCTTAGGCTTAACCCTTTataagccaacattcatgtgagcCACCTAGAGAGGGGTTGATTCATGGTGGGGTGGATACCAACAAACTCATCATGACTGAAAGTATAGCATACCCCTAAACTGATCACACCTTGTGTGTTGTAGCACACCAACTCAGATTCAAAGTATAATAATGTATTATTAACCAACAAAATGGGCAGAATGTAagccattttcaaaaattaaaaaggaaattgtCCTTGCTCAGGTATTAGTGataaaaagtgttttaaaaagtTACCTGTGTGAtactttatcttcttttttcctcccacTAGGTTTCTCAAACCACTTTTCATGAACCAGTGAATATTCAAGAGAACTAAATTTGAAGTCTGTACAAAAGCTTCTCTTTAACACGTGCCATAATACACTATCTTCTGCTCGTCAGTCCTTAACATCTACCTCTCTGAATTTCATGGATTTCTGTCTCACAAGGTTTAACTATTTTATATACACTGGCTGTAGCATACAATAAAGCATCATACAAACCTTTGGCCTCCTTACTGATGTGAAATATGCTGGGTACTAATCTTTTCAACACCAAGACTCAGGGCCTTATATTGGCCAGGCTTCTAGGAACTTACAGAACAACTGCGAATCTTTGTTCATAGACTAGGAGACTTGAAGTCTCTGTCCTTGTGTTATTTATGGGAATTGTTTTAAATAGTCCACATacaggtggagagatggcttggtggtaagAGTACTTGCTAGGCAATAGTGATGTGAGTTCAGAACCCTGCCACCTGGGTAAGAAAGCTGGGCATGACTGCATGCCTAGAAGCCCAGTGCCTGGGGGAGATGGTTTGCTGGCTGCCAGTGTGGGTTAAAATGATAAGCTCCATGAAAATCCCTTCTTAATAAATTGACATTGCCCTTTGGGCTCACACAGGCAACAACAAGATTCCAAACAAGCAGCTTTGTAATGGCATTCACGGTTATACCAAGAGGGTAGCTGCTTCCATCTGGAAATAAGAGAGAGTTCCATTAAAAGAATCAAGAACTTGAGAACTCAACACGATGCCTGAATGAAGTAGGAAAGTAGAGGGTAACtaggaaggaaggagcaagaaAACAGGCTAACTTCAGTGACCTGTGTAACTGCTCCAAGTCCCAGTGACCGGCCCTCCAAGACTGGCGTATTAAGTCAGGGTTATACAAGCCTTTTTCTAGCCTAACAGTCCTTTGGGAATGCAAATTAGAAAGTTTGAATCTTCAttcctataaaattattttcagctTATCTGAAATGACAGCAAGTTTTAGGACTTTAATACCTAAAAAATTTTCAGacctaaataaaattatatttatttatatttactataTGGAGTAGAAATTCACAGTACTTGGTCATTTGTTCAAATACATGatttataaaatcaaattccattTTGAAAAGGGTGTTTCATTGAATTACcaagtttttcaagacaggccaATCCAGCAAAATTCAGTACTGCTCCCCTAGTCCTTTATAAGTGGAATTTCCTTCGACTTGTATCCATTTCCCGTGGCTGAAAATTAAAGGGGGAAAGCAAAGACAATGAACAACTTCTGTAAGATACAAGAAACTGGCTTTCATAGATCTTCATGAATAACAGTGCTGAGACACTCTGGCTGTGTCTGAGACCCTGAACAGTCGGTCGAGAGGTCTAGTTTCTATGTGCTGGGAGTTTGAGGTGAGGAGGTTAAAGTACAAAATGGAAAGGCTGTGCTGCTCCTAGCTAGGCCTTTGGTGAGTCCAGCAGCAGCTCTCAGGTAATGCAGCAGAACCACTGACGGGCTTAAGAGACTGAAGCTGCGGCAGCCCGGTGGGTCAGGGTTTGCGATCCTTCCATTCCCACATTACCACACCCATTTAAGGTTCTTCGGACTGCTTCAAGCAAATCCTGGTTAATCGGCAGGTCAAGACACTACATCATGTTGGTACTTTCTAGTTCATGGGGGAAGAAGCACATGCTAATATGTAAGCACACAGTTAAAATGGGCTTTGGAACAGTAAGCACATACCTTGTGGACCCATTCGTACTCTCCATATTTAGAATCAAAAGTGCCCTTCTGAAGAGATCGTAATTTTAAGGTAAAACGTGGTCCGAGTTCCTGAATTCCCACTTTCTTCTCACTCTTGAATATGTATCTTCAGAGACAAAAGTTAAACCATTGAGTTCATTCAACTTCCTGTGGCAATGCTTAAAGGATTTGTTACATCAGAATataggttctttttttgtttttgttgttggttttttttttgagacagggtttctctgcatagccctggctgtcctggaactcactttgtagaccaggctggcctcaaactcagagatctgcccgcctctgcctcccaagtgctgggattaaaggcgtgtgccaccaccgcccagcagaaTATAGGTTCTTAATGTACTTACATGACTGACAAACGTTCAAGTTAATGCATGCCTCTCACCTGTGAAACCTGAAGAAGATGTAATCTCGCTGATTGTG
This region includes:
- the Gng5 gene encoding guanine nucleotide-binding protein G(I)/G(S)/G(O) subunit gamma-5 yields the protein MSGSSSVAAMKKVVQQLRLEAGLNRVKVSQAAADLKQFCLQNAQHDPLLTGVSSSTNPFRPQKVCSFL